A part of Blastopirellula marina genomic DNA contains:
- a CDS encoding SgcJ/EcaC family oxidoreductase, translating into MRVWPKLAFLFLFAFVTLTNASLGTTLAADDATLTEIRSGSETFVKAFNAANAKAVADLWTKQGEYVDGAGQVFSGREAIEKEYATFFADHKGATMKVTIDSLRLVGDNIAIEEGRAEVEPSPSGTPGYTLYTVVHSKVDGKWLMASVHDKFVAKPSNYESIADLEWMIGTWVAEERGAKMESVCRWVADKSFVERTYTTTRHDGTTSSGVQILGWNPVTKSVQSWNFSADGGHAVGLWVPIDSGWRANMRGMTGDGTVTTSVNVLTRLDDNAYSWQSVDRTAGDVALPNSEEVVVKRQ; encoded by the coding sequence ATGAGAGTTTGGCCCAAGCTCGCTTTCCTCTTCTTGTTTGCCTTCGTAACGCTGACGAACGCTTCGCTCGGTACGACGCTCGCCGCTGACGATGCAACGTTGACCGAGATTCGATCTGGCTCGGAGACATTCGTGAAGGCGTTCAACGCAGCGAACGCCAAGGCGGTCGCCGACCTTTGGACGAAACAAGGTGAATACGTCGACGGCGCCGGTCAGGTATTCAGCGGTCGCGAGGCGATTGAAAAAGAATACGCCACATTCTTCGCCGATCATAAAGGCGCGACCATGAAGGTCACGATCGATTCGTTGCGTTTGGTCGGTGACAATATCGCCATTGAAGAAGGTCGTGCGGAGGTCGAACCATCTCCCTCCGGCACCCCCGGTTACACGCTCTACACCGTTGTGCATAGCAAGGTCGACGGCAAGTGGCTGATGGCTTCCGTGCACGACAAGTTTGTCGCCAAGCCATCCAACTACGAAAGTATCGCCGACTTAGAGTGGATGATCGGTACCTGGGTCGCGGAAGAACGAGGAGCCAAGATGGAATCGGTCTGCCGTTGGGTGGCCGACAAAAGCTTTGTCGAGCGTACTTACACTACAACTCGCCACGACGGGACAACCTCTTCCGGTGTGCAGATCCTTGGTTGGAATCCGGTGACCAAGTCCGTCCAATCTTGGAACTTCAGCGCCGATGGTGGCCATGCGGTCGGCTTGTGGGTGCCCATTGATTCGGGATGGCGAGCAAACATGCGTGGCATGACGGGCGATGGGACAGTGACGACGTCGGTGAACGTACTGACTCGTCTGGACGACAATGCTTACTCGTGGCAGTCGGTCGATCGTACCGCTGG